In Methylomagnum ishizawai, one DNA window encodes the following:
- a CDS encoding NAD(P)/FAD-dependent oxidoreductase codes for MTQNKLPKIAVVGGGAGGLELATRLGGDLGRRGQAEITLIDATRTHIWKPLLHEVAAGTLDSHDDELDYLAQANAKHFRFVLGRMDGLDRTRKEIHLAPMHNAEGREIMPARTYPYDFLVIAVGSVCNDFGIPGVARHCLFLDTTEQAEQFQIRLMEAYLHAHATGGSRGEGELDIAIVGGGATGIELSAQLHQATRLLNAYGLDNVHPSDIKIHLIEASPSLLPGLPERLSRATLHQLESLGVEVLLGEKVVEVTEAGVATHSGRFIPAALKVWAAGIKAPDFLQGLDGLETNRINQIKVRPTLQTTVDDAVYAIGDCASCPWPAKSDTATVPPRAQSAHQMASLVLKNLRRALRGQSQADYHYHDYGSLVSLGKYSTVGNLMGNLMGTVMIEGLIARLVYLSLYKMHQWALFGTLRVGLLMVANFFRRRLRPRIKLH; via the coding sequence ATGACCCAAAACAAACTCCCCAAAATCGCGGTCGTCGGCGGCGGCGCGGGTGGCCTGGAACTGGCCACCCGGCTCGGCGGCGACCTGGGCCGCCGGGGCCAGGCCGAAATCACCCTGATCGACGCCACTCGCACCCATATCTGGAAACCCCTGCTGCACGAAGTCGCGGCCGGCACCCTCGATTCCCACGACGACGAACTCGACTACCTGGCCCAGGCCAACGCCAAGCATTTCCGCTTCGTGCTGGGCCGCATGGACGGCCTGGACCGCACCCGCAAGGAAATCCACCTCGCCCCCATGCACAACGCCGAGGGCCGGGAAATCATGCCGGCCCGGACCTACCCCTACGATTTCCTGGTCATCGCCGTGGGCAGCGTCTGCAACGATTTCGGCATCCCCGGCGTGGCCCGGCATTGCCTGTTCCTCGACACCACCGAGCAGGCCGAGCAATTCCAAATCCGGCTGATGGAAGCCTATCTCCACGCCCACGCCACCGGCGGCAGCCGGGGCGAGGGCGAACTGGACATCGCCATCGTCGGCGGCGGGGCTACGGGGATCGAGCTATCGGCCCAATTGCACCAGGCCACCCGCTTGCTCAACGCCTACGGACTCGACAACGTCCATCCCTCCGACATCAAAATCCATCTGATCGAAGCCTCGCCCAGCCTGCTCCCAGGACTGCCCGAACGCCTGTCGCGGGCCACCTTGCACCAGCTCGAAAGCCTGGGCGTGGAAGTGCTATTGGGCGAAAAAGTGGTGGAAGTGACGGAAGCGGGCGTCGCCACCCATTCGGGCCGGTTCATCCCGGCAGCGCTCAAGGTGTGGGCGGCGGGCATCAAGGCACCGGATTTCCTGCAAGGGCTGGACGGCCTGGAAACCAACCGCATCAACCAGATCAAGGTGCGGCCTACGCTCCAGACCACGGTGGACGATGCCGTGTACGCCATCGGCGATTGCGCCTCCTGCCCCTGGCCCGCCAAGAGCGATACCGCCACCGTGCCGCCCCGCGCCCAATCGGCCCACCAGATGGCGAGCCTGGTGCTGAAAAACCTGCGCCGCGCCCTGCGCGGCCAATCCCAGGCCGATTACCACTATCACGATTACGGCTCGCTGGTTTCCCTGGGCAAATACAGCACGGTGGGGAACCTGATGGGCAATCTGATGGGCACGGTGATGATCGAAGGCTTGATCGCCCGCTTGGTCTATCTGTCCTTGTACAAGATGCACCAGTGGGCGCTGTTCGGGACGCTGCGGGTGGGCCTGCTGATGGTGGCGAACTTCTTCCGGCGGCGCTTGCGGCCTAGGATCAAGCTGCACTGA
- the hldE gene encoding bifunctional D-glycero-beta-D-manno-heptose-7-phosphate kinase/D-glycero-beta-D-manno-heptose 1-phosphate adenylyltransferase HldE yields MRLPDFRSSRVLVAGDLMLDRYWHGATSRISPEAPVPVVRVEGIEERIGGAGNVALNIAALGAGAEVLGYCGADEAGARLTGLLEQAGIDCRIERVAGLPTITKLRVLSRHQQLIRLDFEQGFHGIDPAALAARFAARLPEVQAVVLSDYGKGTLHHIRPLIAAARAAGKPILIDPKGGDFDKYRGATLITPNRAEFEAVAGPCHDDAELAAKARHMAERLDLDALLITRGEQGMTLVQRDAPDLHLSAHAKEVYDVTGAGDTVIAVLAAGLAAGMTLAAATPLANLAAGLVVGKLGTASVGLEELAQALPGGPAQRRGAIALADLLPVLDAARRQGEKIVATNGCFDILHPGHIRYLREARALGDRLVVLVNSDASVRRLKGPERPIHPLAHRMEMLAALAAVDWVVPFEDDTPRAAIGHILPDVLVKGGDYADISAIAGHELVLAHGGEVKLLSFIDGYSTTRLIETLRQA; encoded by the coding sequence ATGCGACTCCCCGACTTCCGTTCCTCCCGTGTGCTGGTGGCCGGCGACCTGATGCTGGACCGCTATTGGCACGGGGCCACCTCGCGCATTTCGCCGGAAGCCCCGGTGCCGGTGGTGCGGGTGGAAGGGATCGAGGAGCGGATCGGCGGCGCGGGCAACGTGGCCCTCAACATCGCCGCCCTGGGCGCGGGGGCCGAAGTCCTGGGCTATTGCGGCGCGGACGAGGCGGGTGCCCGCCTGACCGGCTTATTGGAACAAGCCGGGATCGACTGCCGGATCGAACGGGTGGCGGGCCTGCCCACCATCACCAAACTGCGCGTCCTCAGCCGCCACCAGCAATTGATCCGGCTGGACTTCGAGCAAGGTTTCCACGGCATCGATCCGGCGGCCTTGGCGGCACGCTTCGCCGCCCGCCTGCCGGAAGTCCAGGCCGTGGTGCTGTCCGACTACGGCAAAGGCACCCTGCACCACATCCGCCCCTTGATCGCAGCCGCCCGCGCCGCCGGGAAGCCCATCCTGATCGATCCCAAGGGCGGCGATTTCGACAAATACCGGGGCGCGACCCTCATCACCCCCAACCGCGCCGAATTCGAGGCCGTGGCCGGTCCCTGCCACGACGACGCCGAACTGGCCGCGAAAGCCCGGCATATGGCCGAGCGGCTCGACCTCGACGCGCTCTTGATTACCCGCGGCGAACAGGGCATGACCCTAGTCCAGCGCGACGCCCCCGACCTGCACCTGTCCGCCCACGCCAAGGAGGTCTACGACGTGACCGGCGCGGGCGATACCGTGATCGCCGTGCTGGCGGCGGGCCTCGCCGCCGGGATGACCCTGGCCGCAGCCACCCCGCTGGCCAACCTCGCGGCGGGCCTGGTGGTGGGCAAGCTCGGCACCGCCAGCGTCGGCCTGGAGGAATTGGCCCAAGCCCTGCCGGGCGGTCCCGCCCAGCGGCGCGGAGCCATCGCCCTGGCCGATCTCTTGCCGGTCCTCGACGCCGCCCGCCGCCAGGGCGAGAAGATCGTCGCCACCAACGGCTGTTTCGATATCCTCCATCCCGGCCATATCCGTTATCTACGGGAAGCCCGCGCCCTGGGCGACCGTTTGGTGGTATTGGTCAACAGCGATGCCTCGGTGCGCCGCCTCAAAGGCCCGGAACGCCCCATCCATCCCCTGGCCCACCGGATGGAAATGCTGGCCGCGCTGGCGGCGGTCGATTGGGTCGTGCCCTTCGAGGACGACACCCCCCGCGCCGCCATCGGCCACATCCTGCCCGACGTGCTGGTCAAGGGCGGCGACTACGCCGATATCAGCGCCATCGCCGGCCACGAACTGGTCTTGGCCCACGGCGGCGAGGTCAAACTGTTAAGCTTCATCGATGGCTATTCCACCACCCGCCTCATCGAAACCCTGCGCCAAGCCTGA
- a CDS encoding ABC transporter ATP-binding protein — MASVSFEHLEKTYPNGYHALRDFTLDIPDGELMVLVGPSGCGKSTLLRLLAGLEDLSSGTLRIGGRIANTLSPQERNIAMVFQDYALYPTMTVRGNLEFPLKMRKLGREDIRRRVAWAVELLDLGEVLERLPKQLSGGQRQRVAMGRALVREPSVFLLDEPLSNLDAQLRGQVRTEIGELQRRMGATMLYVTHDQVEAMTLGRRIAVLHQGRIQQVADPKTLYERPGNPFVAGFIGSPPMNLFAAVLEAEGSGRARLRVAGGVVAVGVDMGTHPDGAAVLAGIRPEAMRLAEPEDMGFAAVVMGTEYLGHETLLYFQPGPETQVWTARLPGMYGFGPGDRVRLVMDGSAVRLFSRED, encoded by the coding sequence ATGGCCTCCGTCTCTTTTGAACACCTCGAAAAAACCTACCCCAACGGCTACCACGCCCTCCGCGATTTCACCCTGGATATCCCGGATGGCGAATTGATGGTGCTGGTCGGTCCTTCCGGCTGCGGCAAATCCACCTTGTTGCGCCTCCTGGCCGGGTTGGAAGACCTCAGTTCCGGCACGCTCAGAATCGGCGGGCGCATCGCCAACACCCTTTCCCCGCAGGAGCGCAACATCGCCATGGTGTTCCAGGATTACGCGCTCTATCCCACCATGACGGTGCGCGGCAACCTGGAATTCCCGCTCAAGATGCGCAAGCTGGGCCGGGAGGATATCCGCCGCCGGGTGGCCTGGGCGGTGGAATTGCTGGACCTGGGGGAAGTGCTGGAGCGCCTGCCCAAGCAACTTTCCGGCGGACAGCGGCAGCGGGTGGCGATGGGACGGGCCTTGGTGCGGGAGCCTTCGGTGTTCCTGCTGGACGAGCCTTTGTCGAACCTCGACGCCCAACTGCGCGGCCAAGTGCGCACCGAAATCGGCGAACTACAGCGGCGGATGGGCGCGACCATGCTCTATGTCACCCACGACCAAGTCGAGGCCATGACCTTGGGTCGCCGCATCGCCGTCCTGCACCAAGGCCGGATACAACAAGTCGCCGATCCCAAGACCTTGTACGAGCGGCCCGGAAATCCCTTCGTGGCGGGCTTCATCGGCAGTCCGCCCATGAACCTGTTCGCGGCGGTGCTGGAAGCGGAGGGATCGGGCCGGGCACGGTTGCGGGTGGCGGGCGGGGTGGTGGCGGTGGGCGTGGACATGGGCACGCACCCGGATGGGGCGGCGGTGCTGGCCGGGATACGCCCGGAAGCCATGCGCTTGGCCGAGCCGGAAGATATGGGATTCGCGGCGGTGGTGATGGGAACCGAATATCTGGGCCATGAAACCTTGCTGTATTTCCAACCCGGCCCGGAAACCCAGGTCTGGACGGCGCGGCTGCCGGGGATGTACGGGTTCGGGCCGGGCGACCGGGTGCGCTTGGTAATGGACGGATCGGCGGTGCGCTTGTTCTCACGGGAGGATTGA
- a CDS encoding tetratricopeptide repeat protein, translating to MNAADLFGPVTPPPEHAGEWTRLKRLLEGAAGRFALVLAGYNRPVYRDQLIERLRQDAGEAAHERLDANGFADFAAFERWLEHHGQAPGALHLVGLDLWLGQGKDDSRLYGFNVHRDWIARLCRRPLVLWLLEHQIREFAQAAPDAWEWRSGVVDFSWPVELESMAWPEPLDLGSATRDERLQRIGEIRDFLAYKGEELSGSERGILGNNLGYLYRSLGEWIQALNVFGYAANAFQNADDQKGVFKALAESAEILGLFGDLDEALGQLNLVFEGFREWGDAREMAITQGRIADILKARGQLDEALRILREEELPVYERLGDVREKAVVQGRIADILQEKGQLNEALSIRQQEQLPVYERLGDVRSKAMVQGKIADILLMRGEMERALHIYHDDLIPTFAIVGDIRSQAVTQGRVADILQARGQLDEALRIREEEELPIYKLLGDVSSTAVTLFKIAGIELEQKQFSQAFEHLGKAYEIFTRLQVPDGLATVGEHYGQLLRQRGDPEKGIAILKTALEAAEALGQTARAERLRNLLSQPGTPLSAA from the coding sequence ATGAATGCCGCCGACCTGTTCGGACCTGTGACGCCACCGCCGGAACACGCGGGGGAATGGACCCGGCTCAAGCGGCTGCTGGAAGGTGCCGCTGGGCGTTTCGCCCTGGTGCTGGCTGGCTATAACCGGCCCGTTTATCGCGACCAGTTGATCGAGAGGTTACGGCAGGATGCGGGGGAAGCGGCCCATGAGCGGCTGGACGCCAATGGTTTCGCCGATTTCGCGGCGTTCGAGCGCTGGTTGGAGCACCATGGCCAAGCGCCGGGGGCGCTGCATTTGGTGGGCTTGGATTTGTGGCTGGGGCAGGGGAAGGACGATTCCCGGTTGTATGGCTTCAATGTGCATCGTGATTGGATTGCCCGGTTGTGTCGGCGGCCTTTGGTGTTGTGGCTGTTGGAACATCAAATCCGGGAGTTCGCCCAAGCCGCGCCGGATGCTTGGGAATGGCGGTCGGGGGTGGTGGATTTTTCCTGGCCGGTCGAGTTGGAAAGTATGGCTTGGCCCGAGCCGCTGGATTTGGGGAGCGCCACGCGGGATGAGCGATTGCAGCGGATTGGGGAAATCCGGGATTTCTTGGCGTACAAGGGCGAAGAGCTTTCCGGCTCTGAGCGCGGGATTTTGGGGAATAACTTAGGCTATTTGTATCGAAGTCTTGGGGAGTGGATTCAAGCTTTAAATGTCTTTGGCTATGCGGCGAATGCTTTTCAAAATGCGGATGACCAGAAAGGCGTTTTTAAAGCATTAGCGGAAAGTGCTGAAATACTTGGATTATTTGGTGATTTAGATGAAGCGCTAGGTCAACTGAATTTAGTATTTGAGGGTTTTCGAGAATGGGGAGATGCACGTGAGATGGCGATAACGCAGGGACGGATTGCTGACATCCTGAAGGCACGGGGGCAGTTGGACGAGGCGCTGCGTATTCTTCGTGAGGAGGAGTTGCCGGTCTACGAGCGGCTGGGCGACGTGCGTGAGAAGGCGGTGGTACAGGGGCGAATAGCCGATATTCTTCAGGAAAAAGGACAATTAAACGAGGCGTTAAGCATTCGTCAGCAAGAACAGCTTCCAGTTTATGAGCGGTTAGGTGATGTTCGTTCAAAAGCAATGGTACAAGGTAAAATTGCCGATATTTTGCTAATGCGAGGTGAAATGGAAAGAGCGTTACATATATACCATGATGACTTAATTCCAACTTTCGCTATTGTAGGTGATATTCGTTCACAGGCAGTAACTCAAGGAAGAGTCGCGGATATTTTGCAAGCGCGGGGACAGTTGGATGAGGCGTTGCGTATCCGCGAGGAAGAAGAGCTTCCAATTTACAAGCTCCTGGGCGATGTAAGTTCGACGGCGGTGACTTTATTCAAAATCGCCGGTATTGAGTTGGAACAGAAGCAGTTTAGTCAAGCCTTTGAGCATTTGGGGAAAGCATATGAAATCTTCACGAGGCTCCAAGTTCCCGACGGCTTGGCTACTGTCGGCGAACACTACGGCCAATTACTCCGCCAACGCGGCGACCCGGAAAAAGGCATCGCCATCCTAAAAACCGCCCTCGAAGCCGCCGAGGCGCTAGGCCAAACCGCAAGGGCCGAACGCCTCCGCAACCTGCTATCCCAACCCGGAACCCCCCTCAGTGCAGCTTGA